One genomic segment of Desulfocapsa sulfexigens DSM 10523 includes these proteins:
- a CDS encoding CBS domain-containing protein — MGTTKNSPLSSLPERLAISDEDIYKAMKEISGYLDITTGDFKELYQHSYHHAIERLSHSICARDIMSRNVVSVTETTPLLEVANRMADASISGVPVMDDNKKVVGIVSEQDFLKGLNNGCKSFMAVVARCLQGLGGVDFSISMGMAGDIMTRPPVTIKENTPLVEITEIMSKNKINRLPVLDQEEKVVVGIVSRDDLVRAQLL; from the coding sequence ATGGGAACAACAAAAAACTCCCCACTCTCTTCTTTACCTGAAAGATTGGCCATTTCCGATGAAGATATATATAAGGCGATGAAGGAAATTTCGGGCTACCTTGATATCACGACAGGAGATTTCAAAGAGCTTTATCAACACTCATACCATCATGCCATAGAACGACTGAGCCATTCCATATGTGCCAGGGATATCATGAGTCGAAATGTGGTGAGCGTCACTGAGACTACCCCACTGTTAGAAGTAGCAAACCGGATGGCAGATGCTTCTATCTCTGGTGTGCCAGTAATGGATGATAATAAAAAAGTGGTAGGTATTGTCTCAGAACAAGACTTTCTCAAGGGACTGAACAATGGCTGTAAATCTTTTATGGCTGTTGTCGCCAGATGTCTTCAAGGACTGGGAGGTGTTGATTTTTCTATTTCTATGGGGATGGCAGGGGATATTATGACTCGACCGCCTGTTACGATCAAAGAAAACACCCCGTTGGTTGAAATTACCGAAATAATGTCAAAAAACAAGATAAACCGGCTCCCTGTGCTTGATCAAGAAGAAAAGGTGGTTGTGGGTATTGTGTCCAGGGACGATCTTGTCCGCGCTCAACTTTTGTAA
- the dsrP gene encoding sulfate reduction electron transfer complex DsrMKJOP subunit DsrP translates to MSVRRDAKEKTMTTNPNQGRSFISDCMRWSLSGGIGFKIYIIALLAVMAVGAFSYTRQFQEGLIITGMSDIVSWGLYISNFTFFVGVAAAAVMLILPAYMLKDKDLHEVVIIGECVAVGALVMCLMFITVDMGGPLKVWHMIPGIGLFNWPSSILTWDMLVLNGYLALNSLVPLYILYCNYHNREPVGWKYKPFVFLSIFWAVSIHMTTAFLYQGLPARPFWNNPLLGPRFLASAFAAGPAVIMVVLIAIKQNTKYSVDEQIFLKLKRIIVVSAVINLLMLFSEVFKEFYTFTHHSLSAQYLFFGLEGHNSLVPWIWTAISLNIIGTLLFAFDPTKGNPRYLMVAAISLFTGIWIEKGFGLIIPGFVPSPMGEVVDYAPTSNEILITLGVLATGALVVTMLIKPALAVLLKYKEAKAKILK, encoded by the coding sequence ATGTCTGTACGAAGAGACGCTAAGGAAAAAACGATGACTACGAACCCCAATCAAGGACGTTCATTTATCTCGGACTGTATGCGATGGTCGCTGTCCGGGGGGATAGGTTTCAAAATTTACATTATTGCTCTACTTGCAGTTATGGCCGTGGGTGCATTTTCCTATACCAGGCAGTTTCAGGAAGGCCTCATTATCACCGGTATGTCGGATATTGTCAGTTGGGGCCTTTATATCTCCAACTTTACTTTTTTTGTTGGTGTTGCGGCGGCTGCAGTCATGCTGATCCTGCCAGCTTATATGCTGAAAGATAAAGATCTGCATGAAGTCGTTATTATAGGTGAATGTGTCGCTGTCGGTGCTCTGGTCATGTGCCTGATGTTTATCACTGTGGATATGGGCGGGCCGTTGAAGGTGTGGCACATGATTCCTGGAATAGGCCTGTTTAACTGGCCTTCATCTATTCTTACCTGGGATATGCTTGTTTTGAATGGTTATTTAGCTTTAAACAGCCTGGTACCTCTCTACATTCTTTATTGCAACTATCATAACAGAGAACCTGTCGGCTGGAAGTATAAACCCTTTGTTTTCCTGTCCATCTTCTGGGCTGTTTCCATCCACATGACCACAGCTTTTCTCTACCAGGGATTGCCGGCTCGCCCTTTCTGGAACAACCCATTGCTCGGTCCGCGCTTTCTGGCTTCGGCATTTGCTGCAGGCCCTGCGGTAATTATGGTGGTGCTCATTGCCATAAAACAGAACACGAAATATTCGGTTGACGAACAGATTTTCTTAAAATTAAAAAGAATCATCGTTGTTTCGGCAGTCATTAATCTGCTGATGCTTTTTTCTGAAGTATTTAAGGAATTCTATACATTTACCCATCACAGCCTTTCGGCTCAATACCTTTTCTTCGGGCTTGAAGGACACAATTCTCTTGTGCCATGGATATGGACGGCTATTAGTCTAAACATTATAGGGACACTGCTTTTTGCCTTTGATCCGACTAAAGGCAATCCCCGTTACCTCATGGTAGCAGCGATAAGCCTGTTCACCGGTATCTGGATTGAAAAAGGTTTTGGTCTTATTATCCCTGGTTTTGTGCCATCGCCAATGGGTGAGGTTGTTGATTACGCCCCGACCAGTAATGAGATTCTTATTACTCTGGGAGTTTTGGCTACAGGTGCTTTGGTGGTGACTATGCTCATAAAACCTGCTCTTGCTGTTCTTCTCAAATACAAAGAAGCGAAAGCTAAAATATTGAAGTAG
- a CDS encoding 4Fe-4S dicluster domain-containing protein — protein MNSSKKKEGMMKPENGEKKISRRSFIKGLSIAAAAGSAGLVTGGCGSLGNTEEMGLKWEEYFKKNYRLMSQKEKDETVARLVRLAKMKDDRDIQMSNAEPRENVLYGYAFNISRCKGYMDCVEACVQENNLDRKSKTQYIRLFEMDSGQLDPTSGDGKYHHEVPVADKFYMGVQCYHCENAPCIKACPTKATWREPDGIVVVDYDWCIGCRYCLAACPYWGRRFNWGTPEVPEEEINRKQHYLGNRMRMKGVMEKCTFCVQRTRQGKLPACAEACPTGSRVFGNLLDPDSEIRFVLKNKKVFRFKEELGTDPKFWYFMD, from the coding sequence ATGAATTCCAGCAAAAAAAAAGAAGGGATGATGAAACCAGAAAACGGTGAAAAGAAAATCAGCCGTAGATCTTTCATAAAGGGTCTGTCCATTGCCGCTGCAGCTGGTTCGGCAGGACTTGTGACCGGAGGTTGCGGATCGCTTGGAAATACCGAAGAAATGGGACTCAAGTGGGAAGAGTATTTTAAAAAGAATTACAGGCTGATGAGTCAGAAAGAAAAAGATGAAACCGTTGCCCGCCTTGTAAGACTTGCCAAAATGAAGGACGACAGAGACATTCAAATGTCAAACGCAGAGCCACGTGAAAATGTCCTTTACGGCTATGCCTTTAATATCTCCCGTTGCAAGGGCTATATGGATTGCGTTGAGGCATGTGTTCAAGAAAACAATCTTGACCGTAAATCAAAGACCCAATATATCCGTCTTTTTGAAATGGATTCCGGTCAACTTGATCCAACTTCAGGAGATGGGAAATATCATCATGAAGTGCCGGTTGCTGATAAGTTTTACATGGGAGTCCAATGCTACCATTGTGAAAATGCCCCGTGTATTAAAGCCTGCCCGACCAAAGCTACCTGGCGAGAACCGGATGGCATCGTTGTTGTGGATTACGACTGGTGTATCGGTTGCCGCTATTGCCTGGCAGCTTGTCCATATTGGGGGCGCCGTTTTAACTGGGGTACGCCTGAAGTGCCGGAAGAGGAGATAAATAGAAAACAGCATTATCTCGGTAATCGCATGCGGATGAAAGGCGTCATGGAAAAATGCACTTTTTGCGTGCAGAGAACCCGTCAGGGCAAGCTGCCGGCCTGTGCCGAGGCCTGTCCAACAGGTTCCAGGGTTTTTGGCAATCTTCTTGATCCAGACAGCGAAATCCGTTTTGTCCTGAAAAACAAGAAGGTTTTCCGCTTTAAGGAAGAATTGGGGACTGATCCAAAATTCTGGTATTTCATGGATTGA
- a CDS encoding nitrate reductase cytochrome c-type subunit, translating to MKKADTVLGRVVTGFAAICLTGASLVLYANAAPGIAQGFDSDGEKIFNRFNETPLPAMTGTDGKRTLNTYYQLRQYPGSPPRVPHDVPTSFSGDTLKCLSCHGKGGYDITQEAYAPVTPHPEYENCFQCHVPRLTEELFVETDWQSINPPPLGRSEMGGSPPPIIHSLQLREDCIACHTGNAAVAEIRVEHASRGNCRQCHVPMIATEPREEFIRNN from the coding sequence ATGAAAAAAGCAGATACAGTACTCGGCAGAGTTGTTACAGGTTTTGCCGCTATCTGCTTAACCGGAGCCTCTCTGGTGCTGTATGCAAATGCAGCGCCTGGTATTGCCCAGGGCTTTGATTCAGACGGCGAAAAAATCTTCAACAGGTTTAACGAAACTCCACTGCCTGCCATGACCGGGACAGACGGCAAGCGAACCTTAAATACGTATTACCAACTCCGTCAGTATCCCGGTTCACCGCCGCGGGTTCCCCATGATGTCCCGACCTCTTTTTCCGGGGACACCCTGAAATGCCTCTCCTGCCACGGCAAAGGAGGATACGACATCACTCAGGAAGCCTATGCTCCCGTTACGCCTCATCCTGAATATGAGAATTGTTTTCAATGCCATGTTCCACGGTTGACTGAGGAGCTTTTTGTGGAAACCGACTGGCAGTCAATAAATCCTCCTCCGCTGGGAAGGTCTGAGATGGGTGGATCACCACCACCGATTATCCACAGTCTGCAGCTCAGGGAAGACTGTATTGCCTGTCATACAGGCAATGCCGCAGTGGCAGAGATTCGGGTTGAGCACGCCTCCCGCGGCAATTGCCGACAATGTCATGTGCCCATGATAGCTACCGAACCCAGAGAAGAATTTATCAGAAACAACTAA
- a CDS encoding molybdopterin-dependent oxidoreductase, which produces MKLNRRSFIKSAAASSAIAAAGSIFPGISFAGWQKQEDASGKITWQKAPCRFCGTGCGVLVGVSGDRAVAVKGDPNCSVNKGLCCVKGFHSVQALYGKDRIKKAQIRKNGKMVEVPISEALDVIADKVKETIAKHGKDSVAMYGSGQWTIPDGYVASKLFKGCLGTNNVEANARLCMSSAVTGFMTSFGIDEPMGCYEDIEHADVFVTWGNNMAEMHPVLFSRMLASRKRKNNVTIIDFATRTTRTSQAADKSILFKPSTDLAVANAICYEIIRNNWVNWDFVNKHTTFHKGKTNIGYGTEDHFSFTDAPENITFEEYKTFLQDYTPEKAEKISGVSAKDIKYLASLYGDPTKKVTSFWCMGMNQHVRGTWIQNLVYNIHLLTGKISTPGNSPFSLTGQPSACGTVREVGTLTHALPHGVVTNEHDREMAARIWDVPVTNIDPKPTYHTVEMFRALDRGDIKFMWIQVTNPMITMPNLNRYRNGVLKDERFIVVSEVYPTPTTDVADVILPATMWIEQEGMFGNAERRTAHFDRIVPGPGDTMSDTWQLIEVARRLGFQKQFPWSEDEYIGKIWEEYRLFHDGPKHNMAPYKVLRERPGVQWPFVNGKETRWRFNTQHDPACKPGTEFDFYGRKDGKAWIWARPYEPAAESPDNEYNFWLNTGRVIEHWHTGSMTRRIPVLHNAMPESYVEMNPEDAADIGVVNGEKVKIISRRGSVTMKASINGRGVPPRGTVFVPFFDESYKINELTLDAFCPISKQPDYKKCAVRLEKA; this is translated from the coding sequence ATGAAGCTAAACAGACGATCATTCATTAAGTCAGCCGCAGCCAGCAGTGCCATTGCAGCTGCCGGATCAATTTTCCCTGGTATTAGTTTTGCTGGTTGGCAGAAACAGGAAGATGCATCGGGTAAAATAACCTGGCAAAAAGCTCCCTGCCGTTTTTGCGGCACAGGGTGCGGTGTATTGGTCGGTGTGTCCGGAGACCGTGCCGTTGCAGTTAAAGGTGATCCAAATTGCAGTGTAAATAAAGGGTTATGTTGCGTGAAAGGATTTCATTCCGTTCAGGCTCTGTATGGCAAAGACCGCATTAAAAAAGCCCAGATTCGCAAGAATGGGAAAATGGTTGAAGTTCCCATTTCTGAAGCACTGGATGTCATTGCCGACAAGGTCAAGGAAACCATTGCAAAGCACGGTAAAGATTCAGTTGCCATGTATGGTTCAGGCCAATGGACCATTCCGGATGGCTATGTGGCCTCCAAGCTCTTCAAGGGCTGCCTCGGCACCAACAATGTTGAAGCTAATGCCAGGCTTTGTATGTCGAGCGCTGTAACCGGTTTTATGACTTCCTTTGGTATTGATGAACCTATGGGCTGTTATGAAGACATTGAGCACGCTGATGTTTTTGTTACCTGGGGTAATAATATGGCGGAAATGCATCCTGTTCTTTTTTCCAGGATGCTGGCCAGCCGTAAGCGCAAAAACAATGTCACTATTATCGACTTTGCCACCCGTACCACCAGAACCAGCCAGGCGGCCGACAAATCGATTCTCTTCAAACCCAGCACAGATCTTGCTGTTGCCAATGCCATCTGTTACGAAATCATCCGTAACAACTGGGTAAACTGGGATTTCGTCAACAAGCATACCACCTTTCATAAAGGCAAAACCAATATCGGCTATGGCACTGAAGATCATTTCAGTTTCACGGATGCACCTGAAAATATCACTTTTGAAGAGTACAAGACGTTCTTGCAGGACTATACACCTGAAAAGGCGGAAAAAATCTCCGGGGTATCTGCCAAAGATATAAAATACCTAGCATCCCTGTACGGTGACCCTACCAAGAAAGTCACCTCTTTTTGGTGTATGGGAATGAACCAGCATGTGCGGGGAACCTGGATCCAGAACCTCGTTTACAATATCCATCTGCTCACCGGCAAGATATCTACCCCCGGCAACAGTCCCTTCTCTCTCACTGGCCAACCCAGTGCCTGTGGCACTGTCCGCGAAGTAGGAACTCTGACCCACGCCTTACCTCATGGGGTCGTTACGAATGAGCACGACAGGGAAATGGCTGCCAGGATCTGGGATGTGCCGGTAACAAATATCGATCCCAAGCCCACCTATCATACGGTGGAGATGTTCCGCGCCCTGGATCGTGGCGACATCAAGTTTATGTGGATACAGGTGACCAACCCTATGATTACCATGCCAAATCTGAATCGGTATCGTAATGGCGTTTTGAAAGATGAACGCTTTATCGTTGTTTCAGAAGTCTATCCCACTCCGACCACTGATGTCGCCGATGTCATTCTGCCGGCAACCATGTGGATTGAGCAGGAGGGTATGTTTGGTAACGCTGAACGTCGTACTGCTCATTTTGACCGGATTGTTCCGGGCCCTGGCGACACCATGTCCGATACCTGGCAGCTTATCGAGGTTGCCAGGAGACTTGGTTTCCAGAAGCAGTTCCCCTGGAGTGAAGATGAGTATATCGGTAAAATATGGGAGGAGTACAGGCTCTTCCATGATGGCCCGAAACACAACATGGCCCCCTATAAGGTGCTGAGAGAACGCCCCGGAGTACAATGGCCTTTTGTCAACGGCAAGGAGACTCGCTGGCGCTTTAACACCCAGCATGATCCCGCCTGCAAGCCGGGAACAGAATTTGATTTCTACGGCAGAAAAGACGGAAAAGCATGGATATGGGCCCGACCCTATGAGCCTGCCGCTGAATCACCGGACAATGAATACAATTTCTGGCTCAATACCGGCCGGGTCATCGAGCACTGGCATACCGGGTCCATGACCCGGCGGATTCCTGTTCTCCATAATGCCATGCCTGAATCCTATGTGGAAATGAACCCCGAGGATGCAGCTGATATAGGTGTGGTGAACGGCGAAAAGGTGAAAATTATTTCACGGCGAGGCTCGGTGACCATGAAAGCTTCCATAAACGGGCGCGGTGTGCCTCCCCGGGGTACGGTCTTTGTGCCGTTTTTTGATGAATCCTACAAGATTAACGAATTGACCCTGGATGCTTTTTGCCCGATATCAAAGCAGCCTGATTATAAAAAATGTGCAGTCCGTCTGGAGAAAGCATAA
- a CDS encoding chaperone NapD, translating to MPILSYLALPNKGAMDQLCLDLSAIDYCEIIPSDNAEVVILVTETPDEETEKKLHKTLKSLPSLQSLSMTFGHNAKVEQ from the coding sequence ATGCCAATTTTAAGTTATCTGGCGTTGCCCAATAAGGGTGCCATGGATCAATTATGTTTGGATCTGTCCGCTATTGATTATTGCGAAATTATTCCATCGGACAATGCAGAGGTAGTGATTCTCGTGACGGAGACTCCTGATGAAGAAACCGAAAAAAAACTGCATAAAACGCTTAAGAGCCTGCCTTCACTACAATCACTGAGCATGACTTTTGGTCATAATGCTAAAGTTGAACAATAA
- a CDS encoding helix-turn-helix transcriptional regulator, producing MSFFLPFIGVIGPEGVISNNNQKGAPVSMKTVSKFLTTKDVAQLLNVNEKMIYSLVNDKGLPATKVTGKWLFPRRLVEDWLDSHILNFRCSHDTLSSNNGLLLLAGSDDPLFQKTLSLFHKKYSDTIAFFANQGSMGGLTSLRRGLCHIGVCHLLENEENEYNFSFAEQELDKPPVFVNFSKREQGILIQKGNPKGIQSINDFSRNDVRIVNRPLSTGTRLLLDYEISRSDIASADIDGYDVELARHIDAGLEVLSGRADAAPAIRAVAGMLGLDFIPLRWERFDLLINRERFFEKGIQRFISLLHEREFRQLANSFEGYDVSLCGKMLFPDNLNNEE from the coding sequence ATGAGTTTTTTTCTACCATTCATTGGTGTTATCGGACCTGAAGGTGTAATCAGTAACAACAACCAAAAGGGGGCTCCAGTAAGCATGAAAACAGTTTCAAAATTCCTCACCACAAAAGACGTGGCCCAGCTTCTCAATGTAAACGAGAAGATGATCTACTCCCTTGTTAACGACAAGGGGCTCCCGGCAACAAAAGTTACTGGAAAATGGTTATTTCCAAGAAGACTTGTGGAAGATTGGCTCGATTCACATATCCTTAACTTTAGGTGCTCACACGACACCCTCTCATCCAATAACGGCCTCTTACTTCTTGCCGGAAGCGACGACCCGCTTTTCCAGAAAACGCTTTCCCTTTTTCATAAAAAATACAGTGATACTATTGCCTTTTTTGCAAATCAGGGAAGCATGGGTGGTCTCACCAGCCTGAGAAGAGGTCTCTGCCACATCGGTGTTTGCCATCTCCTCGAAAATGAAGAGAATGAGTACAACTTCAGTTTTGCCGAGCAGGAGCTGGACAAGCCCCCGGTTTTTGTCAATTTCAGTAAACGTGAACAGGGTATCCTCATCCAAAAAGGAAACCCTAAGGGTATTCAATCAATCAATGATTTCTCCAGAAATGACGTCAGAATCGTTAACCGCCCCTTAAGCACAGGAACAAGACTGCTCCTCGACTATGAGATTTCCAGGTCAGATATCGCTTCAGCTGATATTGATGGCTACGATGTAGAACTCGCACGCCACATAGATGCTGGGCTTGAGGTTTTGTCAGGAAGGGCAGATGCAGCCCCTGCCATCCGCGCTGTTGCTGGCATGCTGGGGCTTGATTTTATCCCTCTGCGCTGGGAACGATTTGACTTGCTAATAAATCGAGAACGATTCTTTGAAAAAGGTATTCAACGCTTCATCAGCCTTCTGCATGAAAGGGAGTTCCGTCAATTGGCCAATTCCTTTGAAGGCTATGACGTATCGCTTTGTGGAAAAATGCTTTTCCCGGACAATCTTAACAACGAGGAATGA
- a CDS encoding extracellular solute-binding protein, protein MVSRITAFAGVLVLLFAINSNSMAEDKILKMSTTTSTQSSGLLDILLPEFEKATGIKVKVIAKGTGAAIRDGEDGNVDIIFVHAKGRELAFVKDGFGTERFPVMHNDFVLLGSSKDPAGIKDFADIATVFKTIAEKKATFVSRGDDSGTHTKEQKLWADSGITMVEKTQSIVKKGQETKITSNFPADSASWYLSIGQGMGKVLTYAEEKQAYTLSDRGTYIKYKYGKTPALELDILSQGDTRLANPYGIIPVNPAKHPHVKNDLAMAFVEWITGPEGQKLIGDYRLEGKQLFFPDAIK, encoded by the coding sequence ATGGTATCACGAATCACAGCATTTGCAGGGGTCTTAGTTCTCTTATTTGCTATTAACTCAAACAGTATGGCTGAGGACAAGATTTTAAAGATGTCCACCACTACAAGTACCCAGTCATCAGGGCTTTTAGATATCCTTTTACCTGAATTTGAAAAAGCAACAGGCATAAAAGTGAAGGTTATCGCCAAAGGAACAGGGGCAGCCATACGTGATGGTGAGGATGGTAATGTGGATATTATCTTTGTCCATGCCAAGGGACGTGAGCTTGCCTTTGTTAAAGATGGCTTCGGCACTGAACGCTTTCCGGTAATGCATAATGATTTTGTGCTGTTAGGTTCATCAAAAGATCCGGCAGGGATTAAAGATTTTGCTGATATCGCAACTGTTTTTAAAACCATTGCTGAGAAAAAAGCGACCTTCGTCTCCAGGGGAGACGATTCAGGGACCCATACTAAAGAGCAGAAGCTCTGGGCTGACAGTGGCATTACAATGGTTGAAAAGACCCAAAGCATCGTAAAAAAAGGCCAGGAGACAAAAATTACTTCCAACTTTCCAGCAGACTCGGCAAGCTGGTATCTTTCCATTGGCCAGGGAATGGGTAAAGTACTCACCTACGCTGAAGAAAAACAGGCCTACACCCTCTCTGATCGGGGAACTTATATCAAATACAAATACGGCAAAACCCCCGCTCTTGAACTTGATATCCTGAGCCAGGGTGATACAAGACTTGCAAACCCTTATGGTATCATCCCGGTTAACCCGGCAAAACACCCCCATGTAAAAAACGATCTGGCCATGGCTTTTGTTGAATGGATCACCGGACCAGAAGGACAAAAACTTATCGGTGACTATCGTCTCGAAGGAAAACAGCTTTTCTTCCCCGATGCCATCAAATAG